One window of Medicago truncatula cultivar Jemalong A17 chromosome 2, MtrunA17r5.0-ANR, whole genome shotgun sequence genomic DNA carries:
- the LOC11432044 gene encoding probable terpene synthase 11, with amino-acid sequence MAFTELRVSYLTSTLARCNFGTSTYQSRILSLQKSSSRIMHSKLSIKSIALNEKLSPLQTEDKTKSLGQVKRRSREALVNSNDPIVTLKMIDSIQRLGIGHHLEDEINIQLGRICDWDLSQDLFATSLQFRLLRHNGWTTCSDVFRKFLDKSGNFNESLTKDVWGMLSLYEASYLGTEDEEILKKAMEFSRARLSELIPHLSPEVGRNIAKSLTLPKHLRMARLEARNYMEEYSKGSNQIPALLELAKLDSDMVQSLHQRELAEICRWWKELGLVEKLGFARDRPTECFLWTVGIFPEPCHSNCRIELTKTICILLVMDDIFDTYGTLDELVLFTKAIKRWDLDAMDQLPEYMKICYMALYNTTNEIAYKIQKEHGLTVVSYLKRTWIDIFEAFLEEAKWFNNGCVPNFKTYLDNGVISAGSCMALVHATFLIGDGLSKETMSIMMKSYPRLFTCSGEILRLWDDLGTSTEEQERGDNASSIQCMMRENNISDENEGRIHIRMLLGNLWRELNGLATTKTIPLSVVKASLNMARTAQVIYQHGDDQSTFTVDDYVQTLIFTSLPTSH; translated from the exons TCTCACAAGCACACTTGCTCGTTGTAATTTTGGAACTTCTACTTATCAATCACGCATCTTATCTCTACAAAAATCAAGTTCAAGGATTATGCATAGTAAATTATCGATCAAGTCCATTGCTCTCAATGAGAAG TTGTCACCTTTACAAACTGAAGATAAGACCAAAAGTTTGGGTCAAGTCAAAAGAAGAAGCCGAGAAGCATTGGTAAACTCAAATGATCCTATTGTAACATTGAAGATGATTGACTCAATCCAACGGCTGGGAATTGGTCATCATTTGGAAGATGAGATCAATATACAACTTGGGAGGATATGTGATTGGGACCTTTCTCAAGACCTCTTTGCCACATCCCTTCAATTTCGGTTACTGAGGCATAATGGCTGGACCACATGTTCTG ATGTTTTCAGGAAGTTTTTGGACAAGAGTGGCAATTTCAATGAATCACTTACCAAAGATGTTTGGGGTATGTTGAGTTTATATGAGGCATCATATTTAGGGacagaagatgaagaaatattaaaaaaagccATGGAATTTTCAAGGGCTCGTCTAAGTGAGTTAATCCCACACCTTAGTCCTGAAGTGGGTAGGAACATTGCCAAATCCTTAACACTTCCAAAGCACCTAAGAATGGCAAGGTTAGAAGCAAGGAACTATATGGAAGAATATAGCAAAGGAAGTAACCAAATACCTGCTCTTCTGGAATTGGCAAAGTTAGACTCTGATATGGTTCAGTCATTACACCAAAGAGAATTAGCAGAAATATGCAG gTGGTGGAAAGAGTTGGGACTTGttgaaaaacttggttttgCAAGAGATAGACCAACAGAGTGCTTCTTATGGACAGTAGGGATATTTCCAGAACCATGTCATTCAAATTGCCGCATAGAACTTACAAAAACCATATGTATTTTGCTAGTAATGGATGATATCTTTGACACTTATGGAACATTAGATGAACTTGTTCTTTTTACAAAGGCAATTAAAAG GTGGGACCTTGATGCAATGGATCAACTTCCAGAATACATGAAGATATGCTATATGGCATTATATAACACCACAAATGAAATTGCAtacaaaatccaaaaagaaCATGGACTAACTGTTGTTTCTTACTTGAAAAGAACA TGGATTGACATATTTGAAGCATTTCTTGAAGAAGCCAAATGGTTCAATAATGGATGTGTGCCAAATTTTAAGACATATTTGGATAATGGAGTAATTTCTGCTGGATCATGCATGGCCTTGGTGCATGCTACTTTCCTCATTGGTGATGGTCTCTCAAAGGAAACTATGTCCATAATGATGAAGTCATATCCCAGACTCTTCACTTGCTCCGGCGAAATTCTTCGACTATGGGATGACTTAGGAACTTCAACG GAGGAACAAGAAAGAGGAGATAATGCTAGTAGTATACAATGCATGATGAGAGAGAATAATATTTCAGATGAAAATGAAGGAAGAATACACATAAGGATGCTACTAGGGAATTTGTGGAGAGAGCTGAATGGTCTTGCCACGACCAAAACCATACCTTTGTCTGTTGTCAAAGCTTCTCTTAATATGGCAAGAACTGCTCAAGTTATTTATCAACATGGAGATGATCAAAGCACATTTACTGTTGATGACTATGTGCAAACATTGATCTTCACATCATTACCTACTAGCCATTGA